In the genome of Populus alba chromosome 11, ASM523922v2, whole genome shotgun sequence, one region contains:
- the LOC118038302 gene encoding uncharacterized protein isoform X2 yields the protein MNPYERPLTPHEQTLRDEVIYLHSLWHQGPPALNPNPYVYPPNHANYSSRNLHVSNPTSFKRTNRHKTTYQKAKDSNVPPPLPGPVPDPQPDPGPEWPVNPPQSSPPQSGSGWPEFKSNPSTSARPVSEVDLGKVAAMHMQQKVVKCCNQFFVKRLDLDGNEDNGLDEFDGDEHCYYHDNDVEESEEFKFLLSLFVENQEIRDFYEKKNENGDFYCLICGGIGEKVGKVYRGCTGLVQHARTISKTKGTRAHRAFSHLICKVLGWDISRLPMIVLKGEPLSRTFANSGGTENFSDEGDGKKVHEDLSNDVPNIEAYKDGATKCLGCEPPLVSDVQWLSQKYVDESPSTTVGWPTLKTRRSSEASAEELERFAMVQLQQKVLDECQNFLANLSGSICDEGEEDGDPDEWMDEDGSDECEEFKFFLRLFTDSNELRNYYKNHYEGGEFCCLVCCALKKKGWKKFKGCLGLLQHTTAISRTKKTKAHRAYAQVICKVLGWDVDQLPRIVLKGDPLGHSMAKSGILQGEPEINAGCGDEDSSFLQTETVHGNVSVSASREYSGIHQKNCVQASLKERSGNYKKQNIAFWVNNRCWPETKQSQSMRKANPLEEGCEGEDR from the exons ATGAATCCTTACGAGAGACCCTTGACCCCACATGAGCAGACACTGAGAGATGAGGTTATCTATCTTCACTCTCTCTGGCACCAAGGCCCTCCtgccctaaaccctaacccttaCGTTTACCCACCCAACCATGCAAATTATTCGTCAAGAAATCTCCATGTATCGAACCCTACATCCTTCAAAAGGACCAACAGACACAAAACCACATACCAAAAGGCCAAGGACAGCAATGTCCCCCCACCACTACCAGGGCCAGTACCCGACCCACAACCCGACCCTGGTCCAGAATGGCCTGTCAACCCGCCACAGTCATCTCCTCCTCAATCGGGTTCTGGGTGGCCAGAATTCAAGTCCAACCCGAGCACCTCAGCCCGACCTGTTTCCGAGGTTGACCTGGGCAAGGTTGCTGCAATGCACATGCAGCAAAAGGTTGTAAAGTGTTGCAATCAGTTTTTCGTTAAAAGGCTTGATTTAGATGGCAACGAAGATAACGGATTGGACGAGTTTGATGGGGATGAACACTGTTATTATCATGATAATGATGTTGAAGAGAGTGAAGAATTTAAGTTCCTTTTGAGTTTGTTTGtggaaaatcaagaaattagagatttttatgagaagaaaaatgaaaatggggATTTTTACTGCTTGATTTGTGGAGGGATAGGAGAGAAAGTAGGGAAAGTATATAGGGGCTGTACAGGCCTTGTTCAGCATGCAAGAACGATTTcgaaaacaaaaggaacaagGGCTCATAGGGCTTTTAGTCACCTTATTTGCAAGGTTCTTGGTTGGGATATTAGTAGGCTTCCTATGATTGTGTTGAAAGGTGAACCTCTCAGTCGCACATTTGCAAATTCAGGCGGAACTGAG AATTTTTCAGATGAAGGTGATGGTAAAAAAGTACATGAAGATCTTAGTAATGATGTGCCAAACATTGAAGCATATAAAGATGGAGCTACGAAGTGCCTG GGATGTGAGCCACCACTGGTCTCTGATGTCCAATGGCTTTCCCAAAAGTATGTTGATGAATCTCCATCAACAACTGTAGGGTGGCCCACCTTGAAGACCCGTCGCTCTTCAGAAGCTTCTGCTGAAGAGCTAGAGAGGTTTGCCATGGTGCAGTTGCAGCAGAAAGTTTTGGATGAATGCCAAAATTTCTTAGCAAACCTATCTGGTTCGATTTGTGATGAAGGTGAGGAAGATGGGGATCCAGATGAATGGATGGATGAAGATGGGTCTGATGAATGTGAAGAATTTAAGTTCTTTTTGAGATTGTTCACAGATAGTAATGAACTGAGGAATTATTATAAGAATCATTATGAAGGAGGGGAATTTTGTTGTTTAGTTTGTTGTGCTTTAAAGAAGAAGGGTTGGAAGAAGTTCAAGGGGTGTCTTGGACTCCTTCAGCATACAACTGCAATATCAAGGACAAAGAAGACGAAGGCGCATAGGGCATATGCACAGGTTATCTGTAAGGTTCTTGGTTGGGATGTTGATCAGCTTCCGAGAATTGTATTAAAAGGAGACCCTTTAGGGCACTCTATGGCAAAGTCGGGCATCTTGCAG GGTGAGCCAGAGATAAATGCTGGTTGTGGTGATGAGGACTCAAGTTTTCTTCAGACTGAAACTGTTCATGGTAATGTTAGTGTATCAGCTTCAAGAGAGTATTCTGGTATTCATCAGAAAAATTGTGTGCAG GCAAGCTTGAAGGAAAGGAGTGGGaactataaaaagcaaaacatagCTTTCTGGGTAAACAATCGTTGTTGGCCTGAAACCAAACAGTCTCAATCAATGAGGAAAGCGAATCCATTAGAAGAGGGATGTGAAGGTGAAGATCGCTGA
- the LOC118038302 gene encoding uncharacterized protein isoform X1, whose translation MNPYERPLTPHEQTLRDEVIYLHSLWHQGPPALNPNPYVYPPNHANYSSRNLHVSNPTSFKRTNRHKTTYQKAKDSNVPPPLPGPVPDPQPDPGPEWPVNPPQSSPPQSGSGWPEFKSNPSTSARPVSEVDLGKVAAMHMQQKVVKCCNQFFVKRLDLDGNEDNGLDEFDGDEHCYYHDNDVEESEEFKFLLSLFVENQEIRDFYEKKNENGDFYCLICGGIGEKVGKVYRGCTGLVQHARTISKTKGTRAHRAFSHLICKVLGWDISRLPMIVLKGEPLSRTFANSGGTENFSDEGDGKKVHEDLSNDVPNIEAYKDGATKCLGCEPPLVSDVQWLSQKYVDESPSTTVGWPTLKTRRSSEASAEELERFAMVQLQQKVLDECQNFLANLSGSICDEGEEDGDPDEWMDEDGSDECEEFKFFLRLFTDSNELRNYYKNHYEGGEFCCLVCCALKKKGWKKFKGCLGLLQHTTAISRTKKTKAHRAYAQVICKVLGWDVDQLPRIVLKGDPLGHSMAKSGILQGEPEINAGCGDEDSSFLQTETVHGNVSVSASREYSGIHQKNCVQSISNEGIVNEHGNDLEKKSIKADKLSLVGSKASLKERSGNYKKQNIAFWVNNRCWPETKQSQSMRKANPLEEGCEGEDR comes from the exons ATGAATCCTTACGAGAGACCCTTGACCCCACATGAGCAGACACTGAGAGATGAGGTTATCTATCTTCACTCTCTCTGGCACCAAGGCCCTCCtgccctaaaccctaacccttaCGTTTACCCACCCAACCATGCAAATTATTCGTCAAGAAATCTCCATGTATCGAACCCTACATCCTTCAAAAGGACCAACAGACACAAAACCACATACCAAAAGGCCAAGGACAGCAATGTCCCCCCACCACTACCAGGGCCAGTACCCGACCCACAACCCGACCCTGGTCCAGAATGGCCTGTCAACCCGCCACAGTCATCTCCTCCTCAATCGGGTTCTGGGTGGCCAGAATTCAAGTCCAACCCGAGCACCTCAGCCCGACCTGTTTCCGAGGTTGACCTGGGCAAGGTTGCTGCAATGCACATGCAGCAAAAGGTTGTAAAGTGTTGCAATCAGTTTTTCGTTAAAAGGCTTGATTTAGATGGCAACGAAGATAACGGATTGGACGAGTTTGATGGGGATGAACACTGTTATTATCATGATAATGATGTTGAAGAGAGTGAAGAATTTAAGTTCCTTTTGAGTTTGTTTGtggaaaatcaagaaattagagatttttatgagaagaaaaatgaaaatggggATTTTTACTGCTTGATTTGTGGAGGGATAGGAGAGAAAGTAGGGAAAGTATATAGGGGCTGTACAGGCCTTGTTCAGCATGCAAGAACGATTTcgaaaacaaaaggaacaagGGCTCATAGGGCTTTTAGTCACCTTATTTGCAAGGTTCTTGGTTGGGATATTAGTAGGCTTCCTATGATTGTGTTGAAAGGTGAACCTCTCAGTCGCACATTTGCAAATTCAGGCGGAACTGAG AATTTTTCAGATGAAGGTGATGGTAAAAAAGTACATGAAGATCTTAGTAATGATGTGCCAAACATTGAAGCATATAAAGATGGAGCTACGAAGTGCCTG GGATGTGAGCCACCACTGGTCTCTGATGTCCAATGGCTTTCCCAAAAGTATGTTGATGAATCTCCATCAACAACTGTAGGGTGGCCCACCTTGAAGACCCGTCGCTCTTCAGAAGCTTCTGCTGAAGAGCTAGAGAGGTTTGCCATGGTGCAGTTGCAGCAGAAAGTTTTGGATGAATGCCAAAATTTCTTAGCAAACCTATCTGGTTCGATTTGTGATGAAGGTGAGGAAGATGGGGATCCAGATGAATGGATGGATGAAGATGGGTCTGATGAATGTGAAGAATTTAAGTTCTTTTTGAGATTGTTCACAGATAGTAATGAACTGAGGAATTATTATAAGAATCATTATGAAGGAGGGGAATTTTGTTGTTTAGTTTGTTGTGCTTTAAAGAAGAAGGGTTGGAAGAAGTTCAAGGGGTGTCTTGGACTCCTTCAGCATACAACTGCAATATCAAGGACAAAGAAGACGAAGGCGCATAGGGCATATGCACAGGTTATCTGTAAGGTTCTTGGTTGGGATGTTGATCAGCTTCCGAGAATTGTATTAAAAGGAGACCCTTTAGGGCACTCTATGGCAAAGTCGGGCATCTTGCAG GGTGAGCCAGAGATAAATGCTGGTTGTGGTGATGAGGACTCAAGTTTTCTTCAGACTGAAACTGTTCATGGTAATGTTAGTGTATCAGCTTCAAGAGAGTATTCTGGTATTCATCAGAAAAATTGTGTGCAG AGCATATCAAATGAAGGAATTGTTAATGAACATGGCAATGATCTGGAAAAGAAAAGCATCAAAGCTGATAAATTGAGTTTGGTGGGTTCTAAG GCAAGCTTGAAGGAAAGGAGTGGGaactataaaaagcaaaacatagCTTTCTGGGTAAACAATCGTTGTTGGCCTGAAACCAAACAGTCTCAATCAATGAGGAAAGCGAATCCATTAGAAGAGGGATGTGAAGGTGAAGATCGCTGA
- the LOC118038303 gene encoding peptide-N4-(N-acetyl-beta-glucosaminyl)asparagine amidase A, whose translation MAASLFPLLFVFLIHPLSSTANIHKTNNLLKSHLFTEPTSITTTRPAHKPLNDTPPTVFFEVTKPIDVPNTKPCKHFILQHDFASTYGKPPVLLNYTPPSHCPSQDFSKIVLEWKATCKGRQFDRIFGVWLGGVELLRSCTAEPRATGIVWTVRKDITRYYSLLVKNETQEFAVYMGNIVDRTYTGIYHVNVSIYFYPAEKKLSHSDHGFNNLASGRDSKADLILPISRNLALNDGFWFEIQNSSDSEAKEFKIPQNVYRAVLEVYVSFHENDEFWYGNYPNEYITANNLTGSPGNGPFREVLVSLDGEIVGAVWPFTVVFTGGINPLLWRPITGIGSFDLPSYDIEITPFLGNILDGKTHKLGFSVTNALNVWYIDANLHLWLDHRSTITEGKLLKHESKPLALSLVSNFTGLNGKFLTSARRFISSNGWVKSSHGNITTRFNQHFGYSNLMEMGKDGDLQIVNQTIKFTDNVSFRKPSSNVKAFKSLKNFEFDMYSDYMDQGNGTSLSVANVTLGFNEKNVKHAGLGFASNILRNLQNGQGVMVVKNNLVQSGMGSTQQEYTYNGSGFCYFRNISSSNYTILDDNVGNTCSERNHSHLGFGLGRWWQFPARRASLASELLNKYNDGV comes from the coding sequence ATGGCCGCTTCTCTCTTCCCTCTCCTCTTCGTCTTTCTCATCCACCCTCTTTCCTCCACAGCTAACATCCACAAAACCAACAACCTTCTCAAATCACATCTCTTTACAGAACCCACTTCCATAACCACAACACGCCCCGCCCATAAACCCCTCAATGACACCCCACCAACTGTTTTCTTTGAGGTTACCAAACCCATAGATGTCCCCAATACTAAACCTTGCAAGCACTTTATTCTCCAACACGACTTTGCCTCTACTTATGGCAAACCTCCTGTTCTTTTAAACTATACCCCTCCCTCTCATTGCCCATCTCAAGATTTCTCCAAGATTGTCCTTGAATGGAAGGCAACTTGCAAAGGGAGGCAATTTGATCGTATTTTTGGGGTTTGGTTAGGTGGTGTGGAGCTTCTTAGGAGTTGCACTGCGGAGCCTAGAGCAACTGGGATTGTTTGGACTGTTCGGAAGGATATAACAAGGTATTATTCATTGCTTGTTAAGAATGAGACTCAAGAATTTGCTGTTTATATGGGTAATATCGTTGATCGTACTTATACTGGTATATACCATGTGAATGTAAGTATTTACTTTTATCCTGCTGAAAAGAAATTGAGTCATAGTGATCATGGTTTTAATAATTTGGCATCTGGGAGGGATTCTAAGGCTGATTTGATCTTGCCCATTTCGCGAAATTTGGCCTTGAATGACGGGTTTTGGTTTGAAATTCAGAATTCTTCTGATTCTGAGGCGAAGGAATTCAAGATACCTCAAAATGTGTACAGGGCTGTGTTGGAGGTTTACGTTTCTTTTCATGAGAATGATGAATTTTGGTATGGAAATTATCCTAATGAGTATATTACTGCAAATAATCTCACTGGTTCCCCGGGAAATGGACCTTTTAGAGAGGTTTTGGTTAGTCTTGATGGAGAGATTGTTGGCGCAGTTTGGCCTTTTACTGTGGTTTTTACCGGTGGGATTAATCCTCTCTTGTGGAGACCCATTACTGGCATTGGTTCATTTGATCTCCCCTCTTATGATATTGAAATCACGCCCTTCTTAGGAAATATATTGGATGGAAAGACTCACAAGTTAGGATTTAGTGTCACGAATGCTTTGAATGTGTGGTATATAGATGCCAATTTGCATCTTTGGCTGGACCATAGGAGCACAATTACAGAAGGGAAGCTTTTGAAACATGAAAGCAAGCCTCTTGCTTTATCTTTGGTATCAAATTTTACAGGTTTGAATGGAAAATTCTTGACAAGTGCACGCAGGTTCATATCCTCAAATGGATGGGTAAAGTCCTCTCATGGGAACATCACTACCCGTTTTAATCAACACTTTGGTTACAGCAACTTGATGGAGATGGGCAAGGACGGTGATTTGCAGATCGTGAATCAGACGATTAAATTTACTGATAATGTTTCTTTCAGGAAGCCATCCTCTAATGTTAAAGCATTCAAATCGTTAAAAAATTTCGAGTTTGACATGTACTCTGACTACATGGATCAAGGAAATGGCACTTCCTTGTCGGTGGCAAATGTTACGTTGGGATTCAATGAGAAAAATGTTAAACATGCTGGTTTGGGATTTGCATCGAACATTCTCAGAAATCTGCAGAATGGGCAGGGTGTCATGGTTGTGAAGAATAACTTGGTTCAAAGTGGTATGGGGAGCACACAACAGGAATACACATACAACGGTAGTGGCTTCTGCTATTTCAGGAACATAAGCAGCTCAAACTACACTATTCTAGATGACAATGTTGGAAATACATGCAGTGAAAGGAATCATTCTCATCTAGGTTTTGGACTTGGCAGATGGTGGCAATTTCCAGCTCGAAGGGCTTCTCTAGCATCTGAATTACTGAATAAGTATAATGATGGAGTTTGA
- the LOC118038301 gene encoding multiprotein-bridging factor 1a: MSGPISQDWEPVVIRKKAPNAAAKKDEKAVNAARRAGAEIETVKKSTAGTNKAASSSTSLNTRKLDEETENLTHDRVPTELKKAIMQARMDKKLTQAQLAQVINEKPQIIQEYESGKAIPNQQIIGKLERALGVKLRGKK; the protein is encoded by the exons atgtCAGGACCAATCTCACAGGACTGGGAGCCGGTGGTGATCCGTAAGAAAGCTCCCAACGCCGCCGCCAAGAAGGATGAGAAGGCCGTCAACGCCGCCCGCCGCGCTGGTGCTGAGATCGAAACCGTCAAAAAAT CAACTGCTGGTACAAACAAGGCCGCTTCTAGCAGCACTTCTTTGAACACAAGGAAGCTCGATGAAGAAACAGAGAACCTTACTC ATGACCGAGTGCCAACTGAACTGAAGAAAGCAATTATGCAGGCTAGAATGGACAAGAAACTTACCCAGGCTCAACTTGCACAG GTGATCAATGAGAAGCCCCAGATAATACAGGAGTATGAATCTGGAAAAGCCATTCCTAATCAGCAGATTATAGGAAAACTGGAGAGGGCTCTTGGTGTGAAGCTACGGGGAAAGAAGTAG
- the LOC118038302 gene encoding uncharacterized protein isoform X3, producing MNPYERPLTPHEQTLRDEVIYLHSLWHQGPPALNPNPYVYPPNHANYSSRNLHVSNPTSFKRTNRHKTTYQKAKDSNVPPPLPGPVPDPQPDPGPEWPVNPPQSSPPQSGSGWPEFKSNPSTSARPVSEVDLGKVAAMHMQQKVVKCCNQFFVKRLDLDGNEDNGLDEFDGDEHCYYHDNDVEESEEFKFLLSLFVENQEIRDFYEKKNENGDFYCLICGGIGEKVGKVYRGCTGLVQHARTISKTKGTRAHRAFSHLICKVLGWDISRLPMIVLKGEPLSRTFANSGGTENFSDEGDGKKVHEDLSNDVPNIEAYKDGATKCLGCEPPLVSDVQWLSQKYVDESPSTTVGWPTLKTRRSSEASAEELERFAMVQLQQKVLDECQNFLANLSGSICDEGEEDGDPDEWMDEDGSDECEEFKFFLRLFTDSNELRNYYKNHYEGGEFCCLVCCALKKKGWKKFKGCLGLLQHTTAISRTKKTKAHRAYAQVICKVLGWDVDQLPRIVLKGDPLGHSMAKSGILQGEPEINAGCGDEDSSFLQTETVHGNVSVSASREYSGIHQKNCVQSISNEGIVNEHGNDLEKKSIKADKLSLVGSKAAMFLH from the exons ATGAATCCTTACGAGAGACCCTTGACCCCACATGAGCAGACACTGAGAGATGAGGTTATCTATCTTCACTCTCTCTGGCACCAAGGCCCTCCtgccctaaaccctaacccttaCGTTTACCCACCCAACCATGCAAATTATTCGTCAAGAAATCTCCATGTATCGAACCCTACATCCTTCAAAAGGACCAACAGACACAAAACCACATACCAAAAGGCCAAGGACAGCAATGTCCCCCCACCACTACCAGGGCCAGTACCCGACCCACAACCCGACCCTGGTCCAGAATGGCCTGTCAACCCGCCACAGTCATCTCCTCCTCAATCGGGTTCTGGGTGGCCAGAATTCAAGTCCAACCCGAGCACCTCAGCCCGACCTGTTTCCGAGGTTGACCTGGGCAAGGTTGCTGCAATGCACATGCAGCAAAAGGTTGTAAAGTGTTGCAATCAGTTTTTCGTTAAAAGGCTTGATTTAGATGGCAACGAAGATAACGGATTGGACGAGTTTGATGGGGATGAACACTGTTATTATCATGATAATGATGTTGAAGAGAGTGAAGAATTTAAGTTCCTTTTGAGTTTGTTTGtggaaaatcaagaaattagagatttttatgagaagaaaaatgaaaatggggATTTTTACTGCTTGATTTGTGGAGGGATAGGAGAGAAAGTAGGGAAAGTATATAGGGGCTGTACAGGCCTTGTTCAGCATGCAAGAACGATTTcgaaaacaaaaggaacaagGGCTCATAGGGCTTTTAGTCACCTTATTTGCAAGGTTCTTGGTTGGGATATTAGTAGGCTTCCTATGATTGTGTTGAAAGGTGAACCTCTCAGTCGCACATTTGCAAATTCAGGCGGAACTGAG AATTTTTCAGATGAAGGTGATGGTAAAAAAGTACATGAAGATCTTAGTAATGATGTGCCAAACATTGAAGCATATAAAGATGGAGCTACGAAGTGCCTG GGATGTGAGCCACCACTGGTCTCTGATGTCCAATGGCTTTCCCAAAAGTATGTTGATGAATCTCCATCAACAACTGTAGGGTGGCCCACCTTGAAGACCCGTCGCTCTTCAGAAGCTTCTGCTGAAGAGCTAGAGAGGTTTGCCATGGTGCAGTTGCAGCAGAAAGTTTTGGATGAATGCCAAAATTTCTTAGCAAACCTATCTGGTTCGATTTGTGATGAAGGTGAGGAAGATGGGGATCCAGATGAATGGATGGATGAAGATGGGTCTGATGAATGTGAAGAATTTAAGTTCTTTTTGAGATTGTTCACAGATAGTAATGAACTGAGGAATTATTATAAGAATCATTATGAAGGAGGGGAATTTTGTTGTTTAGTTTGTTGTGCTTTAAAGAAGAAGGGTTGGAAGAAGTTCAAGGGGTGTCTTGGACTCCTTCAGCATACAACTGCAATATCAAGGACAAAGAAGACGAAGGCGCATAGGGCATATGCACAGGTTATCTGTAAGGTTCTTGGTTGGGATGTTGATCAGCTTCCGAGAATTGTATTAAAAGGAGACCCTTTAGGGCACTCTATGGCAAAGTCGGGCATCTTGCAG GGTGAGCCAGAGATAAATGCTGGTTGTGGTGATGAGGACTCAAGTTTTCTTCAGACTGAAACTGTTCATGGTAATGTTAGTGTATCAGCTTCAAGAGAGTATTCTGGTATTCATCAGAAAAATTGTGTGCAG AGCATATCAAATGAAGGAATTGTTAATGAACATGGCAATGATCTGGAAAAGAAAAGCATCAAAGCTGATAAATTGAGTTTGGTGGGTTCTAAG GCTGCAATGTTTCTTCATTAG